The following is a genomic window from Paenibacillus thiaminolyticus.
ATTCCCCTGCAATGTTGGCTTCTTGCCATCAACGCTGTGAAGAGCGAAACGTAAAGCCAATGTTGTATGAAGGAGAATTACAAAATTTTACGCTGCCCCATAAATACGATGCGATCATTATTCCAACCGGGTCTTTCTGTCTGATTGATAATCGCGAAGACTCGATTAATGCACTTAAATGTTTTTACGAGCATCTGAATCCCGGAGGACGGGTAATTATTGACCTTATCTTGCCCGAACGCATGGAGATAGGGACGATTTCTACATCAACCTTTACGTTCTCTTCAGGAGATGTCATTACTGTAGAAGATAAGCTCGTGGAATTTAATATGATCCATCAATATTCGGTTTCCTATCTAAAATACGAAAAGTGGCGCGAAGGAGCTTTAATTCAATCCGAGCTGCAACGTTTTGCGCTTCGCTGGTACGGCAATGAGGAATTCAAGCTCGTATTAGAAAGCATTGGCTTCTCAGACATCGTATGCTCTACCGATTATGTATATGGAAAGCAGCCGACAGATGGTAGTCAAATATTCACTTTTGAAGCTGTTCGAAAGTAAAATTTCTCATTCATCAGGTCTTGGCGTTATATGCCAAGACCTTTTTTGGCGTTCGGCAGTGATATACGGGAGATAGGATCAATTGACTTTACTGGGATGAACAGCGGCAGGACGAAAATACGATCGCGATTTACTCCACGGTGAGATCCTGCAACCGCGCGAGCACCTTGCCAACCCATCCTCTCCTCATCACGTCAGCGAGGAAGCCTTCGCAGAAGCGTTCCTGCCGCACATAAGCCGTCATCAGCTTCCGCAACTCCTCGATGCCGGCCCGCTCAATAAAGCAGCCATGCTCATCGACGCTCTGGAGCTGATTCTCTATGATCCAGGCTTTCCAATCCAGTCCGGCAATCAGAAATCCAGTGCCGCTTAGAACACCAAGAAATTCGTTGACCGGATCAGCGTATTTAAAATAATGCGAAAATGTAATTTCAAAAAACGGCTGGTCCGTGCCGCGGAAATAATCGCCGTAGGACAGCAATTGGTCTCGCGCGGACATTCCATTCTTCATTTTGTTCAGGTCCATATCTGGCCTCTCTTTCTTTGTATCAGGATGAGCCCATCCCATTCCGCGGTCAATCCGAGATAGCGGTACTTTCCATCTGTCAAATCCGCCGCCATAACGATAAGAACAGGTCCCTGAACAATTATACTTCAATTTGGAAATGGGCGGCAGGAGACTGTCGTTCCCTCCCCCTTCACGCTTTGAATGTTCAATCCTTCCCCATATTGAACAATAGATCACCATTACGGACTATACCAAAATGATACATCTCCCCTGCAAGCGGAAATAGCTAACCAACGGAAGACAATCGCCTCCCTACAGACCTTCAAGGAAAAGCAAGAGCGCCCTACGGATGAGGGCGCTCTGCAGAGCATGGTTTTATAAGCTTCTCTTTTTATAATTCCGGACAAAGAAGATAGCTCCGATAAGCAGCAGCAGGACGATGCCGACCGTTATCGCTTCGTTTACCCGATCGTTCATCGCAGCGGCATCGTCTTGCTCGCGATTGCCTCCCGGTCTGCCGCCGCCGAAGTTCGGCATCTGGCCATTGCCCATATCCGGCCTGTTCCCGCCGAACTCTGGCATTGCGCCGCCGCCCGGGTTCGCCTGACCGCCTCCGCCGGGATTCACCGTCGCACCGTTCTGCGCATCCTGCCCTTCTCCGGCGTTCGGCGGCTGACCCGCGTCCGGCATTGCGCCGCCCCCCGGGTTCGCCTGCCCGGCACCGCCGGGATTCCCCGGCGCTGCGTTCTGCGCTTCCTGACCTTCTCCGGCGTTCGGCGGCTGACCCGCTCCCGGCATTGCGCCATTGCCGGGAGGAGCTCCCATGCCGCCCCGGCCCGGCATTCCTCCCTGGATGCCTTCGCCTTGATCATAGGAAGGAAGCGTGCCGTCCAGCTGCTGCTTCAGATTGCTGACCCGAGCCTCGGCAAAGGTAAGGAGGCCGGGAATATTTTTCACGTCGCTCGTGAGCGATTGCTTGAATTCTTCATACGTATAGAACTTCGTCGGATCCTGCTCGACATACGTATCGATCATATCCGCGATCTCTTGCGCCCTCGCCTTCAGCCGTTCCGGCGACAAATATCCTTCGATAATCTGCTGAATGTACTGATGATACCGCTCCTTGTACGTGTCGTTCTGCAGAAGCTTATCGACCAGCGGGTAGTTCGAGACCGCGCCCAATGTCGGTTCATCCATCAGCATGCCGATCAGGCTGTCTTTGCTCCCGCCGAATCCGCCGAAGGACATGTTCATATCCCAAGGAATGAGCGAGAAGACGCCGTTCTCTTCATACAGGTAATAATTATGATTGAAATTCCCCTGGTAGCTGTCCATGTTGACGGCCGCCGTATTGACGGCCATATACCGCAAAATGCCGTCGACATTGAGATATTTCTCGTAATCCGTCCCATTGTTCAGCTCGTCCAGCATCTTGATCGTAAGCTCGTCATCGGATGATTTCGATTTGCGATTGAGCCCGTTGTAGGAAGATATGTCGTCCCCGCGCCAGCTCAGGTCGCTGCCCTGCCCGTCAGGCTTGTACAAGACGCCATATGACGTCTCGAAATTCCGGCTCAGGAACGATTCGTTAATTTGCTCCACGGCTAGAAATAATCCCGCTGGTTCGCCGTTGATCGATACGTTGGCGAAGGCGAATTGCGGCGTAGGCAGCCCCATCTCCGCCAACAATTCATACGTCAAGTATTCTCTGATGAACGATGGATCGCTGTAGCCGTTGTTCAGGTTGATGCTGGTCACACCGAGCAGATTCTGACTATCGATATATTCATTAAGCAGCAGCTTGAGACTATACCGGTCCGAATCCGATGAAGCGACGCCGGTCAGGCTGGAATTCCCCTTCGTACGAACGCCGATATTGTCCACTTCATAGCCGTTGTATTGAACGGAGGCCGCCTTCACCTCCTTATCCGTCGGATGCTCCAGCATGTCGCTGTAGTCATCGGCATCGATGGTGATGTTCACCTCGGTCACCTTGTCCTTCGGGAACAGTTCCCCCGGGAGCTTCACCACGTTCGAATCCGATGCCGTGCTGCATCCGGCGAGCAGCATCATCCAAGCGAGCAGCACGATCCCCAAGGGAACGAATGATCTTCGAATCATGTTCATCCACCTCCCGCGGTTAAGATACATAGTCTCCGTTATAGCTGATCAGGACCGCATTTTTAACGCCATTAATTTCCGTGACGCGGTTCACGAACCGCGGCTCGCTGTCTGCCAGTCTCAGTTCCAAGGTCAGCTCGATATTGCCGGGCGTCACGGTCTTCTGCTTCACGCTATGTCTCTTCACAGACTTGGACATGCAGCCATACAGCTCGGATTCCGCCTGTTCGCCTTCGCAGTTGACGACGAGCAGATAAGGCGTCTCAAGCGACGTCTTCTTCGAGAACAGGAACAGCACAAGGCCGATAACAATCGAGCCGACAATCCCCAGCGTATAGAATCCGGCCCCGGTTACAATCCCGACTGAGACGGACCAGAACAGGAAGATCAGATCGGTCGGATCCTTAATCGGCGTCCGGAACCGCACGATGCTCAACGCGCCAACCATCCCGAGCGACAAGATCAGGTTCGAGTTAATCGCCATAATAATGAGCGCCGTAATCAACGAGAGGCCTATCAGCGAAATATTAAAGCTTTTGGAATAAAGCACCCCGCTGAATGTCCGCTTATATAGCATGTAAATAAATAGGCCGATCGCAAAAGCTATGGCCAACGTCAGCACCATTTGCACCACGGTGATATCGGAATCGAAATTTTTGAGAACACTGTTTTTTATCATATCGGAAAACGTTATTTTCGTCGTTGAATCCATTACTGATCCTCCCATATACTTGTTTTGATGAACTTCCTGCAGATCACATATTTGGATGCGGATTGCCGCTTCAAGCCTTCCAGTTGCAAGGCGGCGTGCACATACTCCGGGAGATACTCGTCATACTTCACTTCCATGATGACGAAGTTCTCATCGAACGCCGGGATGACAGCCACATCCCGGCTTAACAGATCCGTGGCATTCAGCCCTGTCTTCAGCTGCTTATCGAACGTGATTCGAACATTGCCCGTCCAGGCGATGTATGCTTCTCTCACATAATCGACGATGACCTTCGGCCGGAGAAGCCGATGCTTCATCTCCCGGTACATCTCATAGAGCAGCGGTCTGTCCGGCTGGTTGAGCGCCTCGATATCGCCCTCCATGATCGATTGAAGCAGGCCGGGCGACAGTTCTTCCTTCACCTTCGCGATATAATCGTCTCTCTTGATTTTCTTTTCCAATTGAATCCGATTGCCCTGTAGATTATAGATGCGGATCCGCCACTTCTCCCGATTCCGTATGCCGCCCAGCTTGTCATGGAGGGCTTTGTTGTTAATATCGTCGAAGTACAGGCTCCGAATATGATATTCGCCCGACGGCCCGGCATGCGGATCCGTCTGCATTAAGCTCTTCAGCCGCTGCCGGATGACCATGTATTGATGCGCGTTGGCGTAGAACTTCTGCTCTTGGCGGTATTTCAATGCAGTTCCCACTTCCTTCACCTCCTTGTCTGTATAGGGCAAGTATAGAGAGGCCGTTTGAATTTCTTGTGAAGGGCGCATGAATTTTACGAGAAAGATAAAAAAGACCCGGATATCCGAGTCTTTCACATGAAATGGATGTCGAACCGCACGCCTTCCGGCACATTGCGGATGTGATAGCGCAGTCCATGCATATCAAGTATTTTCTGGACAATGTACAAGCCGAGGCCGCTGCCTCCGGTTTTGCGGTTTCTTGATTTTTCTACCCGGTAAAAAGGCTCGAAGATGCGCTCAAGCTGGGAGAGCTCAATATGCGCACCGGTATTCAATATACTCAGCAGCAGGCCATCCCTGCCGCTCCGCCGCAGCGAGACGCCGACCGTCTGTCCATCCCCGGAATATTTGACCGCATTGCTTAACAGATTGGCTACCGCCCGGGAGATAAGCTTCTCATCCGCTTGAATATACAGATTCGGCTCGATGTCGATATCGAATTCCAGTTGCTTAATGTCACGGAAATAAAGGAACTGGTCGAGACTGCGCTGAATCAGGGCCGACAAATGAACCTTGCCGATCCGCGGCTTGAAATCAAAGCTCTCCAACTCGGAAATGTTCAAAATCTCGTGAACAAGCTTCTCCATCTCCTTCATAATCTCATACGACTGCTGCAAATATTTATCCCGATCCTTGTACGAGCCGATCTGATGCAGCATCCCCTCCAGCTGGCCGGATACGGCGGTGATAGGCGTCTTCAATTCATGAGAGATCGTGGCGACGAATTCCCGTCGCTTCTGCTCCTGCTCCCGCTCCTTCTGAATATCATCCCGCAGCTTCTCATTAGCTTGCTTCAGCTCGCTCATGCTCGTCTGCAGATTGCCGGCAAGAATGTTCAGATTGGAGGACAGCTCGCCCAGCTCGTCCTTGGAACGAATGGTGGACGGCAAGGTGAAATCCAGCTGCGCCATTTTGGAAGCCACCTGGTTCAGATGGATCAGCGGCTTCGAGAGCAGCTTCGAATAGATTGCCGCGCCAATCATCGCAATTCCGAGGATGACAATGGACATATAGGGCAGGAACATCAGAATGACCTGGGATGCTTCATCGATCGGCTGAACGGGAGAGTAGACGGACAGCTTATAGTCCCCTGCCTGATCGGCGAACCGCACCGTCTCCTCAAGCGAAATAAAGTTCGTCCCGCCGCCATCCTTGCTGCCGTGCCCCCCGGGCCGGAACGGACCGTCCGGACGGAAGGGGTCTGCCCCGGGCGGCTTCGGCCCACGCATCAATTCATCAAGGTACGCCGGATCCATCGAGCCAGGACTGCCCGGGTACGCTACCTCTCCCGCCGGATCGTGCAGCACGACGCGCACGTTGTTGGCGAATTCGAATTGAAGCAGCAGATCGGCCGCCTCTTCCGCATTCACGGCATACAAGCTCTCGATCAGAGACTGGACCTTGCTGCTCACGTTCGCTTCCTTATACTTATAGTAATAATTGGGCAAGAGGAAAAACAGGGTCAAATAAAGTATGAGCGCGGATATAATTAGCAACGCCGACGTGATGCCGAAAATTTTGAAGGCGATTCCCTGCTTCCTCATCCGTTCTCCCTCTCCATCATATAGCCCAGCCCTTTCACCGTCTTAATATAGGGCAGCCCGATTTTTTTGCGAATGTTCTTAATATGCGCATCCACGATTCGGCTGTCGCCGTAATAATCGTAGCCCCATATTCGCTCCAGCAGCATCTCCCTTGTCATCACGCGGCCGATATTTTCCAGCAGCGCCTGCAATATTTCGAATTCCTTCATCGTCATATCGATCCATTCCTCATCGACATACACTTTATAGCTGTTCAAATCGATGCGCAGCCGTTCAAACGTCATATCGTTAACCGGAAGCGCCGGATTCCCGTTCTTGGCTCTTCTTAGAACCGCCTCGACACGCTTGACCAGCACGTTGAAGGAGAAGGGCTTGGCAATATAATCGTCCGCTTCCAGCTCGAATGCCTTCAGCTGATCCTTCTCTTCACTTAATGCGGTCAGCATAATAATCGGAACTGCAGATTGGGCGCTCCGGATCATGCGGCAGAGCGAGAAGCCGTCGATATTCGGAAGCATCACGTCCAGAATCACGAGATCGTAGACGGTCCGCTCCATCATCTGCCAAGCCTCCAAGCCGTTGTCCGCAACATCGACCAGATAGGAATGAGCAGTGAGAAATTCCTTGATCAATTCTTGAATATATCCGTCATCCTCAACGACAAGAATGTGATATGACATGGCGTGTACCTTCTTTCTGCATGCTAGTGGCGGCGGTAGCGGCATGGTCCGATGCGCGCCGCCGGATCGCTTCCATTATACGATCGCAATGTGAAATTCAGATGAATTATGGGCGGGAAATGGACTGATTTCCTTCTTATTATTTCCCCGGCAACCGCAGAAATTGACAGGAGATTCACAGCCATGACAGCATTCAGCCGACATCATGATCCACCCCATGACAAAAAAAGCAACACCGGCGTTTTTTCCGGTATTTCTATGGTAAAAAAATCACGCCATGCGCAAAAAAGACCCGGCATCAAGCCGGGCCTAATCTGTGGCAATCGCAATCTTATGAATCTATTGGCTTTTCTACGATCCGGTAACAGCATTTTACATCCCCGTCCGCCATGCACTCCAATCGCTCCACCTGGGCATCCAGCACTTCCTGGAACAAGCTCAGCTCGCACTGGCATGCCTGACGGTACCGGCACGCTATGCGGGCAATGGGGCAGTTCGCTTCCTCGAACAGGAACGAACCGTCATCCAGCTTGTCGACCGTGACCATATATCCTTCCCGGTTCTGGATGGCGGCCAGTCCGGCAACCCGTTGCTCCAAGCTGTCTCCGGACATCGCAGCGCGGTGCTTCTGCTCCAGCTTCTCCTGCCTTCGTTCGAACAACTCGCGGATGACGGATTCCCCGAACATCTCATTCATCTCGTCAAGCAAATCGGCGGCCAGCGCATCGTATTGATTCGGGAACAATGCCTCGGCGGAGAGCGTAAGCCGATATACGTGAATCGGCCTGCCTACAGGCTGGCGCTGCACGGCAGCCTCAATGAACCGCTCTTCCTGCAACGCATAGAGATGCTTCCGGATGGCCATCTCCGTTAACCCGAGGCGCTGCGATATGTCCTGGACCCGGATCGAGCCATGCTTCTTCAACAGCAGCAGTATTTTCCGTCTCGTCTTCTGTTCCCGTTCAGGAGCTTGATGTTGTCGCATCGCTTTCTCCCTTCTGCAGGCGGAATTAGCGAACAGCTTCGTTATAGCGGCGGTTCACTTCTTCCCAGTTGACGACGTTCCACCAGGAAGACACGAAGTCCGGCCGTCTGTTCTGATACTGCAAATAATAGGCATGCTCCCATACATCTACGACCAGAATCGGGGTCTTGTTCACTGCTAACGGCGTATCCTGATTCGGCGTGCTCATCACTTCCAGCTTGTCTCCATTGACGACGAGCCAGCCCCACCCCGAACCGAAGCGGCTGAGCGCAGCCTTGGTCAAATCTTCCTTCAATTGCTCAAAACAGTCGAAATGCTTCTCAATTCCCTTGGCTATATCCCCCTTAGGATCTCCTCCGCCCGTAGGGCTCATGATGGACCAGTACAGGCTATGGCCATAATGCCCTCCTCCGTGATTGCGGACAGCGGTCCGTATGTCTTCCGGGATATCGTCAAGATGGCTAATTAATTGTTCGGCCGTGGCGTTCTTGAATTGAGAGGAACTGCTCAGCGCCTGGTTCAAGTTCGCGACATAGGCCGCATGATGCTTCTTATGGTGAATTTCCATGGTTCTGGCATCCAGGTAAGGCTCGAGTTCATCGTATCCATAGGACAGTTCCGGCAGAGTGAATTGCTCCATTCACTTCGTCTCCTTTCCCTAATTAACAGAATTCACCTCTGATTATATAGCAAGGGAAATATTTTGTATACATCTAAATATTTTTACCTTGTGCAACTTTGAAGGCAAGGGCCTTCCTGTGAGCCAAGAGACAATGTTCTTTTTACTTAATGAAAAAAATTGTTGTAAGGGAAACTTTTTTTCGATTATCATGAAACTATACAACGAATTGGGAAAAGGAGTGACGCCATGCTGGATTTGCCGCACATCTTGATCGAGGGGGCGTTATTGTCTGCCGTCTTTTTGGCTATCCTGCTTCTATCTCTAGCCTATAACCCGCGAATATGGCTTCAGGATTATCCGCAAGATATTCAACGGGCGGCCCCGCCCCGTACCCCGATGGAGCAAAAGCAGTTTACGGCAGTCGGAACCATCGTCATGCTGCTCATTTTCGTTCCGTTTGCCACTTCGATTTATATCTACGGAAATGAGATTACGTTCTGGGGCGCTTTTCTGCATCTCTATCTTGTCTTCAACATCGTCAGCTTGACAGATTTGATTATTCTCGATTGGATTATTTTTTGCGTGGTTACACCGAACTTCATTGTCATTCCGGGCACACGGGGAGCGGCAGGCTATAAAGATTACGGGTTCCATTTCGTCGGCTTCCTGAAGGGGGCGGTCATGTCAGCGGCGCTCTGCCTGCTGCTTGCGGGGCTGCGAGTGGCCATAACGTATTGGTGAACAGATCAAGGAGCGGCGGGTTATCGTGATGATTCCTGCCGCTCCACCCATCTCGGGATATGCGCTTCGAAGTATGTCGCAATTTTCCGCGCCTCCGTTAGGACCAGCTTGATACCGGCTTCCTTCTTGAACCAGTCGATTCTGTTCACGCGCGTGCCGTCTTGCTGGACACAGAACTGGACCGTCGGGGGAAAGACAGCCTGATATGTCATGAGCGCTCTTCTCGAGAAATACGCTTTGCACACGAGGATGGCCCGGTTCACCTCCAGCTTGCGCTCCTGAATCACGCTCCAGGAATTTCGCGCATTGTCGAACGTATTTTTTGCCTTGTCTTCCTGCAGGATGGCATGCTCGGGAACCCCTAGCGAGAGGCCGATCTGCTGCAGATGCTCCCACTCGGTCCGATCCAGCTTCGGATTATAACCTCCTGACGGCAGCAAGTAAGGAGCATACCCCTCGTGATACAACTGGGCGGCGATCGCCATCGGCTGCGTATGGCTGCCCCCCGGAACCAGTATGATATCGGCAGGCCGGGGCTCTTCTTCCGGAACGAATACAAGCTCGGTGAGACAATCAAACGGATAAGTCAACCTGCGTCACCTCCTGTAAGGTCATTTCAATATTGAACGCCATGGGAACGGAAGGCAAAGAGACAGAGCAAATACATTAGATTAGTAGCGCCGAACAACGAAAAAACACCCGGATTCAGCACCATATACATGTATACGGGAAACTCCCGGCGAAGGCGATAAGCGGCAGCGAGCTTCGGAGCCGGAGCAAGCCTGCCGCGCACCCATAGAATGATAGAAAGCGCACATGCTCCATAGCCTATCCTCTGAGCCCTAGCAATACTAATCTTATTCATCTTATTCATCACTCGATTCATGGGGATACGGATGCGTATCCTCCTTGAAGTATTTTTATTGTCCGCAACATCGCTTGATTCCATCATAGAAAATAATGGTGTCAAGAACAAGTCCAAGGAGTAAACCGTTGACCCGAGCGCAGCAAGTGCCACGATCAAGGCAAAGCCCCGACCCAAAGTAACTCTGTCGGGGCAAGATTTGAAAGAATACGATATTGCCGCATTATGCCCTAAGGGTATAGGCTCACTGCTGCTCATCGTGCTGAAGATCCCACAGGTGCAGCCTCCCCGCCTCCCTATACTTCTCCTCCATTTCTTCTACGACACTGTGAATGAACAGGAACGGAATCAACCCGATTCCCATTACACCATAGCCGAGCCACTTCAATACCGTCATCATCTACTCCATCTCCTTCCCGCACGGCACCAACCGGAATCCCCAGTCTACGATTCCTCTTCCCGCCGCTTTCACCTCGGATTTGCTTTGTTCTTCACCTTATTCAACTGTTGAGAAATGGTGCCCGCCAATCATCAAGTTGTTGAGAAAATATCAACAGATGATGAATTTGTGCGTGAGCCCGCTCCTGCTCGCCGTAAGGGAAAGAATACATCTGTTTCATTTTCTTCAACAAAATTTTGAGCAGGCAAGCACATTCTGCAGCAATGTGAATTATAATGCTCATAACTGGATGGAAACGGCTGGGGGGTGTTGAGGAACATAAAGTAAAAGCTTTTTTTCACCGATAACAGGAAAGGTGTGGTGAGATGAGAACGTAAAGCAAGCTTTGCTTTGATGATGACTACATGAAAAAAGGAGCTAACAAAATGACATCATGGCTTATGATTGCCGCGTTAACCTTTTCGTCGAGCATCGATAATTTGGGAGTCGGCTTATCCTATGGCGTGCGGAATATTCGCATCAATTTTCTCTCGAATCTCTTTATTGCAGTAATCTGTTTTCTTTTTAGCATGTGCGGAATCTATTTCGGGATGTTCATTGCCACCGTACTGCCCGGTATCCTTCCGGTCGTGCTCGGCGCCTTCCTGCTCGTGGTGATCGGACTGCGCATTATATTAATGGCCGTTCCGCGCAAGAACCAAAATCCAAACACCCCCTCGGAAGCAGCCAGTCCCAAAAGCATTGGCTTCGTTGAATCCACGGTGCTCGGCATCGCCTTGTCAGCCAATGCGTTGACCAATGGTATCGGAGCCGGTCTGCTAGGTTTTTCCCCGCTATTAATCTCGATATTGGCGGCGGTCGGCAGCTTCGTTACGGTATGGGCCGGGGTGGCCTTCGGCATCAGGCTGACGCATGTCCGCATCGGCAAATTTACTGTCGGGCAGTTCGGGACCTTGATTAGCGGGATGCTCTTATTGCTGGTGGCCTTTGGCGCGTTTCTAGACTAGCAATCTCCCGATAGACATAGACAGCGTGTTCCTGCGGGCGGAAGCCCGCTTTCCTGCTTCAAACTCAATAAAAAAGCCAAAGGCTTTGCGTAACCAATGCCTTTGGCTCTTATTTGGATCTGCCTTAAAATTTAACTTTTTGCCCCGTTTTCCCGGACTGGTAAATAGCCGCAACCATTTTCTGCGTCTTCAATGCCTCTTCCCCGGTAATATGCAGCGAAGCGCCGTTGACGACCGCATCATAGAAATTCCCGATTTGATGAATATGGCTAATGCCCCAATACGATTTGACCCCTTCGCCATAATCGATCAGGTTGGTGCGATCCGAATCGCGGCTGATTTCCGTGCCGTCGTCATAGAAAATGCTGCCTTTCTCGGCCCGGATATACGCTTTCCCCTTCTCACAATGCAGTTCAATCTCGACAGGAGCATCGTAGCTATGATAGTTCATGGCGTAGAAGGAGGCCATGACCCCGCTTGTAAACTGGATCACTCCGTCAGCCACGTCTTCCACGTCAATATTTTCGTGCGTACGGTTCTCGATATGAGCGGAAATGGCCGTAATATCGTCGCCAATAAACCATCTCATCAAGTCGAGCGTGTGAATAGCCTGGTCAATGATGACCCCGCCGCCTTCCTTATCCCAGGTGCCCTTCCAATCGCTTAAGCTGTAATACTCGTCCGTCCGCTTCCATGTAACTGAGCAGCGGGCTCCCAGGACGCGGCCCAGCTTGCCGCTGTCAAGCGCTTCCTTAATCAGCACCGAGCCGGGATTGTAGCGGTTTTGGAAGATGACGCCAAATGTAACGTTGTTGCTGCGGCATGCTTCAATCATCGCTTCCGCATCTTCCACGGTAATGCTCATCGGCTTTTCCGTGATCACATGCTTGCCTTTCGCGGCCGCATAAATAACGACTGGCGCATGCATATGATGCGGCGTGCAGACATGAACAACGTCCAGACCCGCTTCATCAATCATTTGTTTATAGTCCACATAATAGTCACAGTTGTATTGCTTCGCCGCTTTTTGCGCCCGCTCCTCTTTGAGATCGCATACAGCCACTAATTCCGCGAGATCATTTAACTCTACAGACTTGGCATGCATCGGAAAAATATTGCCGCAACCAACGATGCCAACACGTTTTTTTGTCATGAATCGTCCCTCCATCCTTGTATCGCATTCGACGAGAACGCTTGCAACCAGATGATTCACCTCTATCATATCTCGGCATGGCGGAACTGCCCATGAATGATATCGGTATAACCTGAACTATTTTGCTGCAATTTGAAGCTTGCGCCTCCCCTTCAGCATTGCTCATGTATCGTCTTGCGATACCCCGGTATGACTTCCTCATCCCTCTGTTCGTTTATCTAATTTTTTCTCATAGATGAGTATCTCTTTGTTGTTGCCGTTTGTTTTCGAGTCGATCCTCTTGAAGCCTTGCCGCATCCAAAAAAGATGGGCCCGCGTATTTTTCGTAATGACTCCGATTCTATACTTGCCGATGCCTTGGCTCTCCATATGCTCTTCGAATAGCTGCACGGCCTGCGCGCCGTATCCCTGCGATTGCAGCTCCCCGCTTATCACCAGGAGCCCCAACCATGTGCACTGATCGGCTGGATTCATCGGTAAATATTCCAGGATGCCAATATAGTCCGCATCATCTTTTACTAGCACACGCTGAGCGCCGATTCGATTAGCCTGCTGAATATCATCAAGCACTTCTTCCCTGGATATGATCTCTTTATTTCTGGATAGCAGGTTAAATAAAGGGTTGGAATTGATTATGGCTTCTTCGACATCGATTAGCTTCGCCGATGTTTTCTCGAACGATAACATGGTCTTCATCTTCATCCTTTCGAATGCATGCTGCATATCATATCTGTCAGTTCATCGCCGGATAAAAAACCAAGACTCGAGTACAGCTTCTCCGCCGCATTGCCGGATGTGACAAACAGGCGCAGCACGGAATAGGTATCATTCAACTGATGAAC
Proteins encoded in this region:
- a CDS encoding CotH kinase family protein, coding for MIRRSFVPLGIVLLAWMMLLAGCSTASDSNVVKLPGELFPKDKVTEVNITIDADDYSDMLEHPTDKEVKAASVQYNGYEVDNIGVRTKGNSSLTGVASSDSDRYSLKLLLNEYIDSQNLLGVTSINLNNGYSDPSFIREYLTYELLAEMGLPTPQFAFANVSINGEPAGLFLAVEQINESFLSRNFETSYGVLYKPDGQGSDLSWRGDDISSYNGLNRKSKSSDDELTIKMLDELNNGTDYEKYLNVDGILRYMAVNTAAVNMDSYQGNFNHNYYLYEENGVFSLIPWDMNMSFGGFGGSKDSLIGMLMDEPTLGAVSNYPLVDKLLQNDTYKERYHQYIQQIIEGYLSPERLKARAQEIADMIDTYVEQDPTKFYTYEEFKQSLTSDVKNIPGLLTFAEARVSNLKQQLDGTLPSYDQGEGIQGGMPGRGGMGAPPGNGAMPGAGQPPNAGEGQEAQNAAPGNPGGAGQANPGGGAMPDAGQPPNAGEGQDAQNGATVNPGGGGQANPGGGAMPEFGGNRPDMGNGQMPNFGGGRPGGNREQDDAAAMNDRVNEAITVGIVLLLLIGAIFFVRNYKKRSL
- a CDS encoding polyphosphate polymerase domain-containing protein; translated protein: MGTALKYRQEQKFYANAHQYMVIRQRLKSLMQTDPHAGPSGEYHIRSLYFDDINNKALHDKLGGIRNREKWRIRIYNLQGNRIQLEKKIKRDDYIAKVKEELSPGLLQSIMEGDIEALNQPDRPLLYEMYREMKHRLLRPKVIVDYVREAYIAWTGNVRITFDKQLKTGLNATDLLSRDVAVIPAFDENFVIMEVKYDEYLPEYVHAALQLEGLKRQSASKYVICRKFIKTSIWEDQ
- a CDS encoding response regulator transcription factor, with translation MSYHILVVEDDGYIQELIKEFLTAHSYLVDVADNGLEAWQMMERTVYDLVILDVMLPNIDGFSLCRMIRSAQSAVPIIMLTALSEEKDQLKAFELEADDYIAKPFSFNVLVKRVEAVLRRAKNGNPALPVNDMTFERLRIDLNSYKVYVDEEWIDMTMKEFEILQALLENIGRVMTREMLLERIWGYDYYGDSRIVDAHIKNIRKKIGLPYIKTVKGLGYMMERENG
- a CDS encoding class I SAM-dependent methyltransferase → MFSYYSNLCTEVYDLTKPVGHSVGGDIEYYLDRLQSCSGRILEAAVGSGRMLIPLLEAELVVDGIDYSPAMLASCHQRCEERNVKPMLYEGELQNFTLPHKYDAIIIPTGSFCLIDNREDSINALKCFYEHLNPGGRVIIDLILPERMEIGTISTSTFTFSSGDVITVEDKLVEFNMIHQYSVSYLKYEKWREGALIQSELQRFALRWYGNEEFKLVLESIGFSDIVCSTDYVYGKQPTDGSQIFTFEAVRK
- a CDS encoding sensor histidine kinase; its protein translation is MRKQGIAFKIFGITSALLIISALILYLTLFFLLPNYYYKYKEANVSSKVQSLIESLYAVNAEEAADLLLQFEFANNVRVVLHDPAGEVAYPGSPGSMDPAYLDELMRGPKPPGADPFRPDGPFRPGGHGSKDGGGTNFISLEETVRFADQAGDYKLSVYSPVQPIDEASQVILMFLPYMSIVILGIAMIGAAIYSKLLSKPLIHLNQVASKMAQLDFTLPSTIRSKDELGELSSNLNILAGNLQTSMSELKQANEKLRDDIQKEREQEQKRREFVATISHELKTPITAVSGQLEGMLHQIGSYKDRDKYLQQSYEIMKEMEKLVHEILNISELESFDFKPRIGKVHLSALIQRSLDQFLYFRDIKQLEFDIDIEPNLYIQADEKLISRAVANLLSNAVKYSGDGQTVGVSLRRSGRDGLLLSILNTGAHIELSQLERIFEPFYRVEKSRNRKTGGSGLGLYIVQKILDMHGLRYHIRNVPEGVRFDIHFM
- a CDS encoding DUF6508 domain-containing protein, producing the protein MDLNKMKNGMSARDQLLSYGDYFRGTDQPFFEITFSHYFKYADPVNEFLGVLSGTGFLIAGLDWKAWIIENQLQSVDEHGCFIERAGIEELRKLMTAYVRQERFCEGFLADVMRRGWVGKVLARLQDLTVE
- a CDS encoding DUF4956 domain-containing protein; the encoded protein is MDSTTKITFSDMIKNSVLKNFDSDITVVQMVLTLAIAFAIGLFIYMLYKRTFSGVLYSKSFNISLIGLSLITALIIMAINSNLILSLGMVGALSIVRFRTPIKDPTDLIFLFWSVSVGIVTGAGFYTLGIVGSIVIGLVLFLFSKKTSLETPYLLVVNCEGEQAESELYGCMSKSVKRHSVKQKTVTPGNIELTLELRLADSEPRFVNRVTEINGVKNAVLISYNGDYVS